From a region of the Streptomyces caniferus genome:
- a CDS encoding LytR C-terminal domain-containing protein has translation MSDRHDPYGPQDPYAHDPYAQEQQGQTSYTYDAYGQPVYRDAAQPSYEQHYDAYGQQTAPSAYEGYDPYGGQQGGGQAAQGQHGHGTYQGQTEYGYDAYGRPQVQDRHGYPQQYDPYAQPQQQQPPQQQPHQQEWIPQQAQQSPYEQVAYADQPRYDEPAPQRQDQQPRPPAQRRAPAEESAEPAAAGGPPGSAGSADEDPEYRTEQFSFIEEPDEDSEDVIDWLKFTESRTERREEAKRRGRSRIVALSVVLALLVAGGAGYLWWAGKLPGLAGSGSGPAAAAGGQKRDVLVVHLRDTKTGSSSTALLVDNETTHKGTTVLLPNSLVVSKDDGSSTTLGKSVKDDGTEPTRDSLNSLLGADLKASWRLDTPYLENLVETVGGITLDTDATVPGAKKGASPVVKQGRAQDLGGQAAVAYATYQAPGEPQTRQLQRFGQVMQATLKKVSSDADGATATVKSLLQVLDPPLTEGQLGSSLAQRAELAKTGAYRTALLPVQANGTLSQAAATGVVKDVLGGTVKKTAPDATARVAVRNATGNRGATNKAQVSLLNGGYSFVDAGTTAAAATSRITYEDAAQKARAAEVAKTLGLSAGVVRQGKGASNADITVVLGQDYKG, from the coding sequence GTGAGCGACCGACACGATCCGTACGGGCCGCAGGACCCGTATGCCCACGACCCCTATGCCCAGGAGCAGCAGGGGCAGACGAGCTACACCTACGACGCCTACGGGCAGCCGGTGTACCGCGACGCCGCACAGCCGTCGTACGAGCAGCACTACGACGCCTACGGGCAGCAGACCGCCCCGTCCGCGTACGAGGGCTACGACCCCTACGGCGGCCAGCAGGGCGGCGGCCAGGCCGCGCAGGGACAGCACGGGCACGGGACCTACCAGGGGCAGACGGAGTACGGCTACGACGCGTACGGCCGTCCGCAGGTGCAGGACCGCCATGGCTACCCCCAGCAGTACGACCCGTACGCCCAGCCCCAGCAGCAACAGCCCCCTCAGCAGCAGCCGCACCAGCAGGAGTGGATCCCGCAGCAGGCCCAGCAGTCGCCGTACGAGCAGGTCGCCTACGCGGACCAGCCCCGCTACGACGAGCCCGCTCCGCAGCGCCAGGACCAGCAGCCCCGGCCGCCGGCCCAGCGCCGCGCCCCGGCGGAGGAGAGCGCGGAGCCGGCCGCCGCGGGCGGCCCGCCCGGTTCCGCCGGTTCTGCCGACGAGGACCCGGAGTACCGCACCGAGCAGTTCTCCTTCATCGAGGAGCCGGACGAGGACTCCGAAGACGTCATCGACTGGCTGAAGTTCACCGAGAGCCGCACCGAACGGCGCGAGGAGGCCAAGCGCCGCGGGCGCAGCCGGATCGTCGCGCTGTCCGTCGTGCTGGCCCTGCTGGTCGCCGGCGGCGCCGGCTATCTGTGGTGGGCGGGCAAACTGCCCGGCCTGGCGGGCTCCGGCTCCGGACCGGCGGCCGCGGCAGGCGGGCAGAAGCGCGACGTCCTCGTCGTCCATCTGCGGGACACCAAGACGGGGAGCAGTTCGACGGCGCTGCTGGTGGACAACGAGACCACCCACAAGGGCACCACCGTCCTCCTGCCCAACAGCCTCGTCGTCTCGAAGGACGACGGCAGTTCCACGACGCTCGGCAAGTCGGTCAAGGACGACGGCACCGAGCCGACCCGGGACTCCCTCAACAGCCTCCTCGGCGCCGACCTCAAGGCCAGCTGGCGGCTGGACACCCCGTATCTGGAGAACCTCGTCGAGACGGTCGGCGGGATCACGCTCGACACCGACGCCACCGTGCCCGGCGCCAAGAAGGGCGCCTCCCCGGTCGTCAAGCAGGGCAGGGCCCAGGACCTGGGCGGCCAGGCCGCCGTCGCCTACGCCACCTACCAGGCGCCGGGCGAGCCCCAGACCCGGCAGCTGCAGCGGTTCGGCCAGGTCATGCAGGCGACCCTGAAGAAGGTCTCCAGCGACGCCGACGGCGCCACGGCCACCGTGAAGTCGCTGCTGCAGGTGCTCGACCCGCCGCTCACCGAGGGCCAGCTGGGCAGCTCGCTGGCGCAGCGGGCGGAGCTGGCGAAGACCGGTGCGTACCGCACGGCCCTGCTGCCCGTACAGGCGAACGGCACGCTCAGCCAGGCCGCCGCGACCGGTGTGGTCAAGGACGTGCTCGGCGGCACGGTCAAGAAGACCGCCCCCGACGCGACCGCCCGGGTCGCCGTCCGCAATGCCACGGGCAACAGGGGCGCCACCAACAAGGCGCAGGTCTCGCTGCTCAACGGCGGCTACAGCTTCGTCGACGCGGGCACGACCGCCGCGGCCGCCACGTCCCGGATCACCTACGAGGACGCCGCCCAGAAGGCCAGGGCCGCGGAGGTCGCCAAGACCCTGGGCCTGTCGGCGGGCGTGGTCAGGCAGGGCAAGGGCGCCTCGAACGCCGACATCACCGTGGTCCTGGGACAGGACTACAAGGGCTGA
- a CDS encoding histidine phosphatase family protein, with translation MNGTKGGRGRRIVLWRHGQTAWNLERRFQGSTDIELTEEGLGQARRAARLLAALRPDAIIASDLQRAATTASELAALTRLEITHDAALRETYAGSWQGLTHDEILAQYGEQYTAWKRGEPVRRGGGELETEVADRAAPVVLGHADKLPDDGTLVVVSHGGTIRTTIGRLLGLEAHHWEGLGGLSNCCWSVLGEGARGWRLLEHNAGTLPEPVLGDDD, from the coding sequence CTGAACGGCACCAAGGGCGGCCGGGGCCGCCGCATCGTCCTCTGGCGCCACGGCCAGACGGCCTGGAATCTGGAACGCCGCTTCCAGGGGTCGACGGACATCGAGCTGACCGAGGAGGGCCTCGGCCAGGCGCGCCGCGCCGCCCGGCTGCTCGCCGCCCTGCGACCGGACGCCATCATCGCCTCCGACCTGCAACGGGCCGCGACGACCGCGAGCGAGCTGGCCGCCCTCACCCGGCTCGAGATCACGCATGACGCGGCCCTGAGGGAGACCTACGCGGGCTCCTGGCAGGGACTGACGCACGACGAGATCCTCGCGCAGTACGGCGAGCAGTACACCGCCTGGAAGCGCGGTGAGCCGGTGCGGCGCGGCGGCGGCGAACTGGAGACCGAGGTCGCCGACCGGGCCGCCCCCGTCGTGCTCGGCCACGCCGACAAGCTGCCCGACGACGGCACCCTGGTCGTCGTCAGCCACGGCGGCACGATCCGCACCACCATCGGGCGGCTGCTCGGCCTGGAAGCCCACCACTGGGAGGGCCTGGGCGGTCTGTCGAACTGCTGCTGGTCCGTACTGGGCGAGGGCGCGCGGGGCTGGCGCCTGCTGGAGCACAACGCCGGCACCCTCCCGGAGCCGGTGCTCGGCGACGACGACTGA
- the rpmA gene encoding 50S ribosomal protein L27 — MAHKKGASSTRNGRDSNAQRLGVKRFGGQAVLAGEILVRQRGTHFHPGTGVGRGGDDTLFALASGAVQFGTHRGRKVVNIVPVAE; from the coding sequence ATGGCACATAAGAAGGGCGCATCGTCCACTCGGAACGGTCGCGATTCCAATGCTCAGCGGCTCGGCGTGAAGCGCTTCGGCGGTCAGGCCGTCCTCGCCGGTGAGATCCTGGTCCGCCAGCGTGGCACCCACTTCCACCCCGGCACGGGCGTCGGCCGTGGCGGCGACGACACCCTGTTCGCCCTTGCGTCCGGCGCGGTGCAGTTCGGCACCCACCGTGGCCGCAAGGTCGTGAACATCGTTCCGGTCGCCGAGTAA
- a CDS encoding SCO2583 family membrane protein yields the protein MTGPGDPPEGTPNGAPGGGEDEYRSVVFDESFVRAARLQEFSADERLGEHHSPAVKTRHAWMRLGGSRQAVLLVLLIVLAFGTAVYMGIRHPYKTPETVRAQPLRSAVVPLAPSGEVPGATPADLFAHSPAAHYRIGAAGVNLPAVLRTEHFSDGQIVSALTVAKDYVVRSSLDPRTLTGGSVRPVRLLLDTGQLDQFDRSLARPDDNGHDAATGWLVRFDPRQTRLADRNVRVNGTLAASELSPDALEVTADYTFVYAVRPAPGAPHTGPGQGIGKPTPGAASLVTVRREVHFRLSRENLNDHRLEVVQSSLQAGPLACSSRPADALRPLFAGQHAGQDRPTGTDPYARDRANPSLCGELAPAAQPKPSRPLR from the coding sequence ATGACCGGGCCTGGTGACCCTCCCGAAGGGACGCCCAACGGCGCCCCGGGAGGCGGTGAGGACGAATACCGATCCGTCGTCTTCGACGAATCGTTTGTTCGGGCTGCGCGACTGCAGGAATTCTCCGCGGACGAGCGGTTGGGCGAGCACCATTCGCCGGCCGTCAAGACCCGGCACGCCTGGATGCGGCTGGGCGGCTCCCGGCAGGCCGTCCTGCTGGTGCTGCTGATCGTTCTCGCCTTCGGCACCGCCGTCTACATGGGCATCCGCCACCCGTACAAGACCCCGGAGACCGTCCGGGCGCAGCCGTTGCGGTCCGCGGTGGTGCCGCTCGCGCCGTCCGGGGAGGTGCCCGGCGCGACGCCGGCGGACCTCTTCGCGCACAGCCCCGCGGCCCACTACCGAATCGGCGCCGCGGGCGTCAATCTGCCCGCCGTCCTGCGCACCGAGCACTTCTCCGACGGCCAGATCGTCTCCGCCCTGACCGTCGCGAAGGACTACGTCGTGCGGTCCTCGCTGGACCCGAGGACCCTCACCGGCGGGTCCGTACGGCCGGTCCGGCTGCTGCTCGACACCGGCCAACTCGACCAGTTCGACCGCAGCCTGGCCCGCCCCGACGACAACGGCCACGACGCGGCGACCGGGTGGCTGGTCCGCTTCGACCCGCGGCAGACCCGGCTCGCCGACCGCAACGTGCGGGTCAACGGCACGCTCGCCGCTTCCGAGTTGAGCCCGGACGCGCTCGAGGTCACCGCCGACTACACCTTCGTCTACGCGGTCCGGCCGGCCCCCGGCGCGCCCCACACCGGCCCGGGCCAGGGCATCGGCAAGCCCACCCCGGGCGCCGCGTCGCTGGTCACCGTCCGGCGCGAGGTGCACTTCCGGCTGAGCCGGGAGAACCTCAACGACCACCGCCTGGAGGTCGTGCAGAGCAGCCTGCAGGCCGGGCCGCTGGCCTGCTCCTCGCGGCCTGCCGACGCGCTGCGCCCGCTGTTCGCGGGACAGCACGCCGGCCAGGACCGGCCCACCGGCACCGACCCCTACGCCAGGGACCGCGCCAACCCCTCGCTCTGCGGTGAGCTGGCGCCCGCCGCCCAGCCGAAGCCGAGCCGCCCGCTGCGTTAG
- a CDS encoding SCO2584 family spore wall biosynthesis protein, which translates to MPDDVGGKPFPDGEEPDEHHHGSHGKADEEFASVVFDEEFVRSARIHEPSAVERMLAAAEARAEAEAARSGAGFGAEGDDPDEPGPRGPRRVRGDDYDGYTDYAEYGDDGEYDDYPPYGPYGPYGGALRPYRSSTRWHRPVAWVLAVVMGIGLVALAFSAVYRGSSGRNQSPAPAPTSSGVDASTTSGADSVRTARPGLPSLPSAERLSPSFSAVPRPH; encoded by the coding sequence GTGCCGGACGACGTGGGGGGCAAGCCGTTCCCGGACGGTGAAGAGCCCGACGAGCACCACCACGGGAGCCACGGAAAAGCGGACGAAGAATTCGCCTCCGTGGTCTTCGACGAGGAATTCGTCCGGTCCGCGCGGATTCACGAACCCTCGGCGGTCGAGCGCATGCTGGCCGCCGCGGAGGCACGCGCCGAGGCCGAGGCGGCCCGCTCCGGAGCCGGCTTCGGAGCCGAGGGCGACGACCCGGACGAGCCCGGCCCCCGCGGGCCCCGCCGCGTCCGGGGGGACGACTACGACGGGTACACCGACTACGCCGAGTACGGGGACGACGGCGAGTACGACGACTACCCGCCCTACGGCCCGTACGGCCCCTATGGCGGCGCTCTGCGCCCTTACCGCAGCAGCACCCGCTGGCACCGGCCGGTCGCCTGGGTGCTGGCCGTGGTGATGGGCATCGGGCTGGTCGCGCTGGCCTTCAGCGCCGTCTACCGGGGCTCCTCGGGGCGGAACCAGTCCCCGGCGCCGGCGCCCACGTCCAGCGGGGTGGACGCCTCCACCACGAGCGGGGCGGACAGCGTCCGTACCGCGCGCCCCGGTCTCCCGTCGCTGCCGTCGGCCGAGCGCCTGAGCCCGTCGTTCTCGGCGGTGCCCAGACCGCACTGA
- a CDS encoding glutamate-5-semialdehyde dehydrogenase has product MTSSASHTSPVLETARRAREAAAVLAPLPRTARDAALLAIADALVERTEAIVAANAEDIAKARAAGTAESIVDRLTLTPERIAAIAADVRQVVALPDPVGEVVRGSTLPNGLDLRQVRVPLGVIGIIYEARPNVTVDAAALCLKSGNAVLLRGSSSAYASNSALVDVLRDAVQSAGLPADAVQLVPGESRDSVRELMRARGLVDVLIPRGGASLIRTVVEESTVPVIETGTGNCHVYVDEAADLDMAVDILVNSKAQRPSVCNAAETVLVHAGIAEKFLPRALEALTQAGVIVHGDAAWQQAGPGLVAPATDEDWATEYLSYDIAAAVVPDMDAAVAHIRRWTSGHTEAIVTTSQAAARRFTQLVDSTTVAVNASTRFTDGGEFGFGAEIGISTQKLHARGPMGLPELTSTKYILTGDGHTR; this is encoded by the coding sequence ATGACCAGCAGCGCATCGCACACCTCGCCCGTCCTCGAGACCGCCCGCCGCGCGCGGGAGGCCGCCGCCGTCCTGGCGCCGCTGCCGCGTACGGCCCGTGACGCAGCGCTGCTCGCCATCGCCGACGCCCTGGTGGAGCGGACCGAGGCGATCGTCGCCGCCAACGCCGAGGACATCGCCAAGGCGCGGGCCGCGGGCACCGCCGAGTCGATCGTGGACCGGCTCACCCTCACCCCCGAGCGGATCGCGGCCATCGCCGCGGACGTCCGCCAGGTCGTGGCGCTGCCCGACCCGGTGGGCGAGGTCGTGCGCGGCTCGACCCTGCCCAACGGCCTCGATCTGCGGCAGGTCAGGGTCCCGCTCGGTGTGATCGGCATCATCTACGAGGCCCGGCCCAATGTGACGGTGGACGCCGCGGCGCTGTGCCTGAAGTCCGGCAACGCGGTGCTGCTGCGCGGTTCGTCCTCCGCCTACGCCTCCAACAGCGCCCTCGTGGACGTGCTGCGGGACGCCGTCCAGAGCGCCGGGCTGCCCGCCGACGCGGTGCAGCTGGTGCCCGGCGAGAGCCGCGACTCGGTGCGCGAGCTGATGCGCGCCCGCGGCCTGGTCGACGTGCTGATCCCGCGCGGCGGCGCGTCCCTCATCCGTACGGTCGTCGAGGAGTCCACGGTCCCGGTGATCGAGACCGGCACCGGCAACTGCCACGTCTACGTCGACGAGGCCGCCGACCTCGACATGGCCGTCGACATTCTGGTCAATTCCAAGGCCCAGCGGCCCAGCGTCTGCAACGCCGCCGAGACGGTGCTGGTGCACGCCGGCATCGCCGAGAAGTTCCTGCCGCGCGCCCTGGAGGCGCTGACCCAGGCCGGCGTGATCGTGCACGGCGACGCCGCCTGGCAGCAGGCCGGCCCCGGGCTGGTCGCCCCCGCCACCGACGAGGACTGGGCGACGGAGTACCTCTCGTACGACATCGCGGCCGCCGTGGTGCCCGACATGGACGCGGCGGTGGCGCACATCCGGCGCTGGACCTCCGGCCACACCGAGGCGATCGTCACCACGTCGCAGGCCGCCGCCCGGCGCTTCACCCAGTTGGTGGATTCCACCACCGTCGCGGTCAATGCCTCGACCCGTTTCACCGACGGCGGCGAATTCGGCTTCGGCGCGGAGATCGGCATCTCGACGCAGAAGCTGCACGCCCGTGGCCCGATGGGATTGCCCGAGCTGACGTCCACCAAGTACATCCTCACGGGCGACGGCCACACCCGCTGA
- the proB gene encoding glutamate 5-kinase: MQVAGARQDVKDARRIVVKVGSSSLTTAAGGLDADRVDALVNVLAKHQDKEIVLVSSGAIAAGLAPLGLDKRPRDLARQQAAASVGQGLLVARYTASFARYGRRVGQVLLTSDDTSRRAHYRNAYRTLDQLLAMGAVPIVNENDTVATDEIRFGDNDRLAALVAHLVRADLLILLSDVDGLYDGDPATPGTSRIAEVRGPGDLEGVSIGSAGKAGVGTGGMVTKVEAARIAAAAGIPVVLTSAVHAAEALAGGSTGTHFLRTGRRSADRLLWLAHASTPRGALVLDDGAVRAVVERRSSLLPAGIASVDGEFSAGDPVELRDGDGRAVARGLVNFDAREIPRLMGRSTRDLARELGPAYEREVVHRDDLVLLHP; this comes from the coding sequence ATGCAGGTGGCAGGCGCAAGGCAGGACGTGAAGGACGCTCGCCGGATCGTGGTGAAGGTCGGCTCGTCCTCGCTGACCACGGCCGCCGGGGGACTGGACGCGGACCGCGTGGACGCGTTGGTGAACGTGCTGGCCAAGCACCAGGACAAGGAGATCGTGCTGGTCTCCTCCGGGGCCATCGCGGCCGGGCTGGCACCCCTGGGACTCGACAAGCGGCCCCGTGACCTGGCCCGTCAGCAGGCCGCCGCCAGTGTCGGCCAGGGCCTGCTGGTCGCCCGCTACACCGCGTCCTTCGCCCGCTACGGCCGCCGGGTCGGCCAGGTCCTGCTGACCTCCGACGACACCAGCCGCCGGGCCCACTACCGCAACGCCTACCGGACCCTCGACCAGCTGCTGGCCATGGGCGCCGTGCCGATCGTCAACGAGAACGACACCGTCGCCACCGACGAGATCCGCTTCGGCGACAACGACCGGCTGGCGGCCCTGGTCGCCCATCTCGTCCGCGCCGACCTGCTGATCCTGCTCTCGGACGTCGACGGCCTCTACGACGGCGATCCGGCCACCCCCGGCACCTCCCGGATAGCGGAGGTGCGCGGGCCCGGGGACCTGGAGGGCGTCTCCATCGGCAGCGCGGGCAAGGCCGGTGTCGGCACCGGCGGCATGGTCACCAAGGTCGAGGCGGCCCGGATCGCGGCCGCGGCCGGCATCCCCGTCGTCCTGACCTCCGCCGTGCACGCCGCCGAGGCGCTCGCCGGCGGCTCGACCGGCACCCACTTCCTGCGCACCGGCCGCCGCTCCGCCGACCGGCTGCTGTGGCTCGCGCACGCCTCCACGCCGCGCGGCGCCCTGGTCCTGGACGACGGAGCCGTACGGGCGGTCGTCGAACGCCGCTCCTCCCTGCTGCCGGCCGGCATCGCCTCCGTGGACGGCGAGTTCTCCGCCGGGGACCCGGTCGAGCTGCGGGACGGGGACGGCCGCGCGGTCGCCCGCGGACTCGTCAATTTCGACGCCAGGGAAATCCCCCGATTGATGGGCCGTTCGACCCGCGATCTCGCCCGCGAGCTGGGCCCCGCCTACGAGCGGGAGGTCGTGCACCGCGACGATCTCGTGCTGCTGCACCCCTGA
- a CDS encoding M48 family metallopeptidase has protein sequence MTESPGGSANVPSRDRRRFPGISSRSYEHPADRSALVALRKLSGFDTVFKTLSGLLPERSLRLLFLSDSVRVGEQQFAHLNDMLRDACYILDLEKVPPMYVNQDPQPNAMCIGLDEPIIVVTTGLVELLDEEEMRAVVGHEVGHALSGHAVYRTILLFLTNLAMKVAWIPLGNVAIMAIVTALREWFRKSELSADRAGLLVGQDLQASMRGLMKLAGGNHLHEMNVDAFLAQADEYESGGDLRDSVLKILNLLPRSHPFTTVRAAELKKWAASRDYQRIMDGHYPRRDEDKDTSVSDSFRDSAAHYADSVRNSKDPLMGLVRDIAGGAGDLGGKLRDTVFRGGGRPDGSGGANGSNGTGGADRPEGS, from the coding sequence ATGACGGAGAGCCCAGGCGGCAGCGCGAACGTTCCGAGCCGGGACCGGCGGCGATTCCCCGGAATCTCGTCGCGGTCGTACGAACACCCGGCGGACCGCTCGGCGCTGGTGGCGTTGCGCAAGCTGAGCGGGTTCGACACCGTCTTCAAGACGCTCAGCGGCTTGTTGCCGGAGCGCAGCCTGCGGCTGCTGTTCCTGTCGGACTCGGTGCGGGTGGGCGAGCAGCAGTTCGCGCACCTCAACGACATGCTGCGCGACGCCTGCTACATCCTGGACCTGGAGAAGGTCCCGCCGATGTACGTCAATCAGGACCCGCAGCCCAATGCCATGTGCATCGGTCTGGACGAGCCGATCATCGTGGTGACGACCGGTCTGGTCGAGCTGCTCGACGAGGAGGAGATGCGCGCGGTCGTCGGCCACGAGGTCGGGCACGCACTGTCCGGGCACGCCGTTTACCGCACGATCCTGCTGTTCCTGACGAACCTGGCGATGAAGGTCGCCTGGATCCCGCTGGGCAATGTCGCGATCATGGCGATCGTGACGGCACTGCGCGAGTGGTTCCGCAAGTCGGAGCTGTCCGCGGACCGCGCCGGGCTGCTGGTCGGGCAGGATCTGCAGGCCTCGATGCGCGGACTGATGAAGCTGGCCGGCGGCAATCACCTGCACGAGATGAATGTCGACGCCTTCCTCGCGCAGGCGGACGAGTACGAGTCGGGCGGCGATCTGCGCGACTCCGTGCTGAAGATCCTCAACCTGCTGCCGCGCAGCCACCCGTTCACGACCGTGCGGGCGGCCGAGCTGAAGAAGTGGGCGGCCAGCCGCGACTACCAGCGGATCATGGACGGCCACTACCCGCGCCGGGACGAGGACAAGGACACCTCGGTCTCCGACTCGTTCCGGGACTCCGCGGCGCACTACGCCGACTCGGTGCGCAACAGCAAGGACCCGCTGATGGGCCTGGTGCGCGACATCGCGGGCGGTGCGGGCGATCTGGGCGGCAAGCTGCGCGACACGGTCTTCCGTGGCGGCGGGCGCCCCGACGGCTCGGGCGGCGCCAACGGCAGCAACGGCACGGGCGGCGCCGACCGTCCGGAGGGCTCCTAA
- the rsfS gene encoding ribosome silencing factor yields the protein MTATDRSLELINAAAQAAADKLAHDIIAYDVSDVLSITDAFLLASAPSDRQVKSIVDEIEERLNKELGAKPVRREGDREARWVLLDYVDIVVHVQHSEERVFYALERLWKDCPEIDLPEEAKATRGKAAEHAEATAGEQDGELL from the coding sequence GTGACCGCCACGGACCGTTCCCTCGAGCTCATCAACGCCGCCGCCCAGGCCGCGGCCGACAAGCTCGCGCACGACATCATCGCGTACGACGTCAGCGACGTCCTCTCGATCACCGACGCCTTCCTGCTGGCCTCGGCCCCCAGCGACCGCCAGGTCAAGTCGATCGTCGACGAGATCGAGGAGCGCCTCAACAAGGAACTCGGCGCCAAGCCGGTCCGCCGTGAGGGCGACCGCGAGGCCCGCTGGGTCCTGCTCGACTACGTCGACATCGTGGTGCACGTCCAGCACAGCGAGGAGCGGGTCTTCTACGCGCTCGAGCGCCTGTGGAAGGACTGCCCCGAGATCGACCTCCCCGAGGAGGCCAAGGCCACCCGCGGCAAGGCCGCGGAGCACGCCGAGGCCACGGCGGGCGAGCAGGACGGAGAGCTGCTCTGA
- the nadD gene encoding nicotinate-nucleotide adenylyltransferase, translated as MGEHTGPVKRRLGVMGGTFDPIHHGHLVAASEVASQFHLDEVVFVPTGQPWQKSHKKVSPAEDRYLMTVIATASNPQFSVSRIDIDRGGKTYTIDTLRDLRAEHRDADLFFITGADALSQILTWHDAAELVSLAHFIGVTRPGHVLADPGLPAGAVSLVEVPALSISSTDCRARVAQGDPVWYLVPDGVVRYIDKKQLYRNDR; from the coding sequence ATGGGAGAGCACACAGGGCCCGTGAAGCGGCGGCTCGGAGTGATGGGCGGGACGTTCGACCCGATCCATCACGGACACCTGGTCGCCGCCAGCGAGGTGGCCAGCCAGTTCCACCTCGACGAGGTCGTCTTCGTACCGACGGGACAGCCGTGGCAGAAGAGCCACAAGAAGGTGTCCCCGGCCGAGGACCGGTATCTGATGACGGTCATCGCGACCGCGTCGAATCCGCAGTTCTCCGTCAGCCGGATCGACATCGACCGCGGCGGCAAGACCTACACGATAGACACGCTGCGTGACCTGCGCGCGGAGCACCGTGACGCGGATCTGTTCTTCATCACCGGCGCCGATGCGCTCAGCCAGATCCTGACCTGGCACGATGCCGCGGAGCTGGTTTCGCTCGCCCACTTCATCGGGGTGACCCGGCCCGGCCATGTCCTCGCGGACCCCGGGCTGCCCGCGGGGGCGGTGTCCCTGGTCGAGGTGCCGGCGCTGTCCATCTCCTCGACCGACTGCCGGGCGCGCGTCGCCCAGGGGGATCCGGTCTGGTACCTGGTGCCGGACGGTGTGGTGCGCTACATCGACAAAAAACAGCTGTACCGCAACGACCGCTGA
- the obgE gene encoding GTPase ObgE, with amino-acid sequence MTTFVDRVELHVAAGNGGHGVASVMREKFKPLGGPDGGNGGRGGDVTLVVDQDVTTLLEYHHHPHRKATNGQPGAGDNRSGKNGQDLVLPVPDGTVVLDRAGNVLADLVGQGTTFVAGQGGRGGLGNAALASARRKAPGFALLGEPGEARDIVLELKTVADVALVGYPSAGKSSLISVLSAAKPKIADYPFTTLVPNLGVVTAGSTVYTIADVPGLIPGASQGKGLGLEFLRHVERCEVLVHVLDTATLEADRDPVSDLDVIEEELQQYGGLENRPRIVVLNKIDVPDGKDLADMIRPDLEARGYRVFEVSAVAHMGLKELSFALADVVAKARAAKPVQEATRIVIRPKAVDDAGFTVTEEGENFFRVRGEKPERWVRQTDFNNDEAVGYLADRLNRLGVEDQLRKAGAHAGDGIAIGPEDNAVVFDWEPMMAAGAEMLGRRGEDHRMEAPRPAAQRRKDRDVARDEADQEYDGFRPF; translated from the coding sequence ATGACCACCTTCGTGGACCGCGTCGAGCTGCACGTCGCCGCGGGTAACGGAGGCCACGGCGTGGCCTCCGTGATGCGGGAGAAGTTCAAGCCGCTGGGCGGCCCGGACGGCGGCAACGGCGGCCGCGGCGGCGATGTGACCCTGGTCGTCGACCAGGACGTCACGACACTTCTCGAATACCACCACCACCCGCACCGCAAGGCCACCAACGGCCAGCCGGGCGCGGGCGACAACCGTTCCGGCAAGAACGGCCAGGATCTGGTCCTGCCGGTCCCCGACGGCACGGTCGTCCTGGACCGCGCGGGCAATGTGCTCGCCGACCTCGTCGGCCAGGGCACCACCTTCGTCGCCGGCCAGGGCGGCCGCGGCGGTCTCGGCAACGCCGCGCTGGCCTCCGCCCGCCGCAAGGCCCCCGGTTTCGCGCTGCTCGGCGAGCCCGGCGAGGCCCGCGACATCGTGCTGGAGCTCAAGACCGTCGCGGATGTCGCGCTGGTCGGCTACCCGAGCGCCGGCAAGTCCTCGTTGATCTCGGTGCTCTCCGCCGCGAAGCCCAAGATCGCCGACTACCCCTTCACCACCCTGGTGCCCAACCTCGGCGTGGTGACGGCCGGTTCGACCGTCTACACGATCGCGGACGTCCCCGGTCTGATCCCCGGCGCGAGCCAGGGCAAGGGCCTGGGCCTGGAGTTCCTGCGGCACGTCGAGCGCTGCGAGGTGCTCGTGCACGTCCTCGACACCGCGACCCTGGAGGCCGACCGTGACCCGGTCTCCGACCTCGACGTCATCGAGGAGGAGCTCCAGCAGTACGGCGGCCTGGAGAACCGGCCCCGGATCGTCGTCCTCAACAAGATCGACGTCCCGGACGGCAAGGACCTCGCCGACATGATCCGCCCCGACCTGGAGGCGCGCGGCTACCGCGTGTTCGAGGTCTCCGCGGTCGCCCACATGGGCCTGAAGGAGCTGTCCTTCGCGCTCGCCGACGTCGTCGCCAAGGCCCGCGCCGCCAAGCCCGTGCAGGAAGCCACCCGTATCGTCATCCGGCCCAAGGCCGTCGACGACGCCGGCTTCACGGTCACGGAAGAGGGCGAGAACTTCTTCCGCGTGCGCGGCGAGAAGCCCGAGCGCTGGGTCCGCCAGACCGACTTCAACAACGACGAGGCCGTCGGCTACCTCGCCGACCGCCTCAACCGCCTCGGTGTCGAGGACCAGTTGCGCAAGGCGGGCGCGCACGCGGGCGACGGCATCGCCATCGGCCCCGAGGACAACGCGGTCGTCTTCGACTGGGAGCCGATGATGGCGGCCGGCGCGGAGATGCTGGGACGGCGTGGCGAGGACCACCGCATGGAGGCGCCCCGGCCGGCCGCGCAGCGCCGCAAGGACCGGGACGTGGCACGGGACGAGGCCGACCAGGAGTACGACGGCTTCCGGCCCTTCTGA